The genomic interval attctattcttatttttgtagatCCGGCGAGCAATCTTGGTATTTGTCCATCGATCTTGGTTTTTCCCTCTGTTTCAGTCAACGATCTTGGTCTTCGACCATCGATTTGGAGTCTTCGTCCATTGGAAGAGATCTTGTTCTCTGTTTCAGTGAGCGATCTTCGTGTTCGCCATCTCTGCTGAAGTCGACCTCCGATTCCAACTTGCAGACCGCCGTTCATCCTCGTTGCCATCTTCGTCCACGATAAGCTTTCGTCGCCATCTTCCCCATCTTGGGCAATTTTTGttctaaatatttataatacagAAAACTTCtcaacattataaatttaatattctgaTATATGTCCATAATTGTGtggaataaaggaaaaaagaaaccaAAGTAGCTTTGGTTTTTGTCACTGCTGCATAATGTGATATATACTTCTGGCCCGCTTAGAAGAATTAATACCAAGACGAGATTATATGAATTCCAAATTGGTGGTCTGTCCAATGGATTGGGTGGAATCGCCTTTCTTTCTCtactttttaataattaagaagtaagaaaagattaaaaaaaagaaaggatctCAATCCCTCACCCATCAACtcaattcaaatcaaatcaagtcACTTGTGACCAACCCAATTGCACCCTACGTTAAGCCAAGTTTCCTTATTGACTTATTGCCTAATTGGACTGCCCAAAAtgccttttgttttttgtttgtttgtttgttttactGTAGGATTCAAATCATATAAGCATTGATGAGAAAGTGATGCCCTCTTTATTGTCAATGACAACTACAATAAATAATTGCAAATAAAATATGGTGAAAGTTCTTAAACTTGTATATATATCCAGCGAAATCAGTGGAGACCATGTACATGGTGAAAGTAATTAAAGTACAATTCTTTAATTACTTACTGTGTTAACTTCATATACTTAGCCACCAAACTGAGCTGTAATTTGTTCATTTATCTATTATCCTGTGTCTGTCTATGCTCattggataattaattattaggggtcTTACATGAACTGCCTATCACTGTTATTAACCATTTGTTATTTGGACATTATGTATTTTCACTCTGTTGATTTCCTAATGACTTGACCCTATTGATTTCCACTCCCatgtctatctatctatctatctaatctatctatatatgtattttaaaacataattaaaataaatgcacCCCTATGATAATAGTTCTGAGttcaaaagtaaaaataaaaataaaatagagggTGATTGAGTGTGGAAAGCTGCTACCTGCATTGGAGGGAATTTTTTAACTGGATGCTTCAAAACTTTTATCTCTTTCTAGCAACATCATCAATCAGTCTTTTTTAGTAACATTTCTCACTCTTGATATCTTTCTGAATTTTACAAACTATTGTAGTTTAATTTGTCgtctttttttatatgttgattttattgaatttttattttatacgtGGTAGTGAGTAACATGCCTTCAACAAGGAATCAACGTCGACGGCAACAACAACGTTTGGGTTTATTTTGGACGATGGTCATGCAAGCAATTgtgatatataattatattaggcGTCGCAACCGACATCTCCCAAGGGCTCCTCATATAAATTGGGATTCTGAAAGACAAAACCCTTACACGAATGTTTGGAATGAGTGATAGAATTTGTCATAACTTACTTAGGATGAAAATAGAGTCGTTTCATAGATTTTGTGCTCGGTTATGAACTTATGGATTGGTTGATAGTAGATCTGTCCTTGTTGAGGAACAAGTGGCTATTTTCCTAAACACGGTCGGGCATGACGAACGTAATCGAGCTGGAAGTTTTACTTTCTTTAGATCTGGACAAACAGTGAGTCATTACTTCCATAGGGTCTTACACGCTTGTCTCAGACTATATAGAGATGTTGTCAGTAATGCCATTGTTCACAACTCACcatatgagaaagaaaatgtcaagccttggttcacatattttcAGGTTAGGAGTcgaaattatttcattatatattttgtaaaggtTCAATATTCTAAAGTAATTTTCtcattaaaagttttttttttttgttaaaggaTGTTGTAGGGGCAATAGATGGTACACATATTCCTACGAATGTCCCCTTAGGAGAACAAGCTAGGTATCGCAATAGAAAGCAAGAGatttctcaaaatgttttagtagcTTGCacatttgatatgaaatttaCATATGAGCTTGCCGGTTGGGAGGGATCGACACATGACGGTCGATTGTTAAGGAGTGCAATATTACGACAAGGACATAAGCTGACAGTTCCTTTGGGTAAGTTGTACCACTAGtttgatatcatttttttttcacaaggttaccaattatttaataatgataatgtaaaaaaaaattctttgatAGGTAAATATTATCTCTGTGATGCTGGCTTCCCATTGGTTCCGAGATTTCTTGCACCATACCGCAGGACTCGTTATCATCGTAGAGACATTGAGGGTCAATGTCCTGAAAGTAGTAAGGAGTTGTTCAATTTTCGCCATTCATCTCTACGTAATGTTGTTGAGAGGATAATTGGTTTTCTTAAGAGAAGATTTGCATATTTGAGACATCAACCCTACCACGACATTGAAACACAAGCAAAGATAGTCCTTGCTTGTTGTGCCGTCCACAACTTCTTAAGCAATGATGATATAGAAGATGTTTGTGGTCAGGACGTAGATACTAACAATGATAAGGATAACCCTACACATGTCGATGTATCTGAAGACGAGACTCCAAATGCTCACATATCTTTCACAGCTGATGCAACATGGTCTAATAATAGGAATACAGTTGCTGATTTAATGTGGGCTGATTATCGTCCCAACCATGATGTAGGAGTTGATTtcgattaaatttgaatttttaattgtcATTTATGTCCTTATGTAATGGTTGACATAAATTTGCTTATATAACATATGTTGTATTTGACATGTTATCATTAGTcagttattattttttgtacatGGTATTATGTAATGGTTGACcataacttttttaattttgaaagacaGATTTTATGGCACATAATCAAAAAAACCCTATGGGAGAGGAAAAGAACTCAAGCCAAATGGATCCTACATCGAAAAATCGTCACATACGTTGGAATGATGTAATGGATAATTGTATGATTAGCACACTATATCATCAAGTGTTGACCGGTCACAAAAGAAGTGACAATGGTGTTACTTCATCTCAAGTGTCTAAAGTAATTGAGAGAGTAAATAATGGGTGTGGAGTTGTGGTGTCAGAAAAAAATGTAAGGGGGCGTTTGAAGACTATTAAGAAAGAATATGTTGAACTTCGTCAATTATTAAATATGAGTGGTTTTGGGTTGGATCCTAACATTGGACGTGTCACAGCCGATGCATTGGCTTGGGAGGAGTTTCTTAAGGTATAATGTTTTATCGACCATGCAACTTTTTTGTCATTACACATTAGTAGTATAGTTTCTTTTGGTCATTGACAAGTCATGAAAATATTTacctttgtttctaaaattttttttagggGAAACCAGAATTTGAAAAGTGGAAGAACAAACATTGTCCTCGGTATGATGAGTTGGAGGTTATCTTTGGAAATGATGTTGCTACAGGAGAGCGCTCAACAGCTGGCAATGACGATATCTCTCCTATCCATGGTatttataaaagtaaataataaatatatattattcataataTGCCTTATATAATagattttaataagtttttttttttttttttagtagtgGATGAAAGTGTAAATGAGATTGATAGTCAAAGTGAAGctacaaattcaagcaaaaaAAGTGATTCCAAGCGTAGCGCCAAAGGAGGAACTAACAGAAGCCGACGTAAACGTACCCAACCTGATGAGAGTATTATTACCCTATCGAGTATTGTCGAATCATAAAAAAGAATTGCCAATGCTATGGAGATTCAAGCAACATTAGAtacaaaaaaacatataaattgACAATTGGTTTTAGAGAAATTAAAAGGCATGAAGATAGATGGGCATGATGTGATGCAAATCATGAATATATTTCGAGCGGATGAAAGTTTTGTGAGAATTTTTATGAGTTTGACTGATGAAGCATTTATGCGGGATTGGGTTTTTGAGAAACTTGGCCGTGATCCACCTCCACTTAATTAGTAGATGATGTTTGATATGTTTGTGACAAACACTATTTAATTTGTAAGGCAGAACGAAACTGcatatattttgtgtttgaatGAGACTAGTGGGTATGTTATGTTTGTATTCCAATATGTATGGTATTGCTggaaattttattatgtatggtTTTGTTGGAATTACAGGTGTATTATGTTTATGGCTTGCTggaaattttattatgtatggtTTTGCTGGAATTATAGGTATATTATATTTATGGCTTTATGGCTTTACAGGTGTCTACTTGACAGGTGTATTATGTTTATGGTTTTATGGCTTTACAGGTGTATTAGTACCTAGTGCATTATGTATGGTCTTGCTGAAATTACAGGTGTATTATGTTTATGGGGGTTTTACAGGTGTATACTTGACAGGTGTGTTATATTTATGGCTTTATGTTGGTTTTTCGGATCctcattattgttgttgtttgcgTTACAATTGTGGGGGCATATTTCTTGTTGATGTTTGCGTTACAGGTGTATTATGTTggtttttatagatttcttatTAAATGTCGAGAATTACAGCAATGATGGTCTTCTATCCATGTTGTTTGATTGAGAACAGAGAATAAGAAAATCCATTTCTGTTTCAGCGAGATTTTATATCCATATTGTTTGATTGCAATGGGTGCCTTTATCTACCGGAAGAGATCTTAGTTCTCTGTTTCACATTCATAATGAATTTTGACTTTGAATTACAACAATATTCATGTTGGTTTTTATGgatttattgttgttgtttgcaTTACAATGATGGTGCATAGGAGAAGCGACAAACTCTCGAATGCATGAACTGCCAAAATGGTGGTATCTGTGGGACGTGTTTAATCGAACACAGAGAAGGTGAGAAGAGCAACAGCACTAGCCTTTGaattttgactttgaatttgctTTCATATTCATAATGGTGACTTTGAATTTACATTGAATTTCAAGGTAAAGAAGGTaatttttctatggaaaatgtttattttctaggaaaaataatgacaatcaaacaccaaaagttagaaaaaatgattatttctatggaaaataatggcaatcaaacaccaaaagttgacaaaataaaacaatttctaggtagaaaattaagtcaatcaaacaccttcaattaatatttccctagaatttaattctaggtaattcaATTACCTCGAAttacctagaaaatattttatttctatctaaattccatgcttgcaatcaaacaggcccttagATCTTTTTGGACCTATGAGAACCCAAAGCATAGGAGGAAAACATTATACTCTTGTCATTGTAGATGACTACTCTAGGTTTACTTGGGTAATATTCCTTTCTTCTAAAAATTAAACGTtcaaacaattcaaaattttctgtaAAATAGTTCAAAAAGACAAAGGAATATGTATTTCAAAGATTAtgagtgatcatggaggagaatttgaaaatgaacactttaaatatttttgtgaagaaaatggtattgaacataatttttcttATGCTAGAACCCCTTAACAAAATGAAgtaattaaaaggaaaaataggtctttacaagaaatggctagaaccaTGTTGTGCAACAAAAATCTTCCTAAAAATCTTTGGGCTGAAGCCATAAATATAGCTTGCTATATTCTAAATAGAGTATCCATAAGACCAATCTTAAAGAAAACTCCATATGAACtatataaaggaagaaaacCTGATATTTCATACTTTCACATTTTTGGTTGTAAGTGCTTcattctaaataataaagatgcCTTAGGTAAATTCGATTCAAAATGTGATGAGGGCATATTCTTAGGATATTCAGTATTAAGTAAGGCATATAGAGTATTCAATAAGAAGACATTAGCAATAAAAGAATCTATTCAAGTCAAAGTTGATGATACAAACTCTATTGTTTAACAATcccaagaagaagatgaaaatgaattaaaaaaactttcattaaaacatcaaaataatcagccctctagcaacaaaagtcaaaatgaagaaattgttcctcaagaagaaaaagaaccatcattcccaagagaaataaaatatgtaGAAGATAATGATATTATAGGTGATCCTTCTAAAGGAATTAGGATAAGAGCATCTATTAGAAATTAATGTCAATATGACGCCTTCATATCTCAAATAGAGCCTAAGAACATTAAAGATGccttgaatgatgaaaattggatcgTTGTTATACAAAGAAGAAtttaatcaatttgaaagaaatgaagtgtgGAAATTGGTTCCATGACCTAAAGATCACCCAACCATAAGAaccaaatgggtgtttaggaacaaaatggatgaaaatggaattgTTACAAGAAATAAGGCTAGATTAGTGGCTAAAGGATATAGCTaagaagaaggaatagattatgatgaaacttatgctCTCGTAGCTAGACTTGAAGCCATAAGAATGCTATTATCATTTGCATGCtacaaagattttaaattatttcaaatggatgtaaaaagtgcattcctaaatggttacataaatgaggaagtatatGTAGAACAACCGTTGGGCTTTGAGGATCCAAAATTTGAGGATCATGTATTCAAACTTTCTAAAGCTTtctatggtttaaaacaagcccctagggattggtatgaaagacttagcaaaTTTCTTATAGAAAAAGAGTtcaaaagaggaaaaatagatacaacattatttataaaaactcAAAGGTAAAGACATTCtgttagttcaaatatatgttgatgatattatttttagatcaacaaatataatgcaAGGGGAGTTTAAATTGAGTATGATGggtgaattgaaattttttctagGATTACAAATAAGACAAGAAGATGAAAAGATCTATATatcccaacaaaaatacattaaggATATTCTTAAGAAATTAAATGTTCAAGATAGCAAACCCATAGCTGCTTCTATGAGTAGTTCATCATATTTGGACAAAGAAGAGATAGGACAAAAGGTGGACAATAAACTGTTTAGAAGCATGATTGGATCATTATTATATCTAACAGCAAGTAGGCtggatattatgtttagtgtttgcctatGTGCTAGgtttcaatccaatcctaaagAGGCTCACCTAAAAGCAGTAAAACGAatttttagatacttaaaaggATCATCTaatctagaactattttatCCCAAGTCAAATGAATTTCTTCTTGAATCCTATACTGATGCTGACTATGATGGGTTcaaaaattgatagaaaaagcaCTAGTGGCTCATGCCAATTTCTAGAAAACTCATTAGTATCTTGGTTTAGTAGAAAACAAACTACCGTCGTACTCTCTTCCACCGAAGCTAAATATGTAGCAGCTGGAAGTTCTTGTGCTCAAATCTTGTGGATGAAGCATCAATTAGAAGATTATAgcataaaacttaaaaatataccAATAAAATGTGACAACACAAGTGCAATAGCTTTGACTAAAAATCCCGTATTTCATGCTCGACCTAAGCACATTGAAGTCAAACATCACTTTATTAGAGATCATGTTCAAAGAGAAGATATAAAGTTAGAGTTTTTTGATACAAACCATCGAGTAGCCGACATCTTTACTAAACCTTtggacaaaaataaatttgaaaattttcaaagtgaACTAGGAATGATTATTTTTTAGCATgatgtttaattgaaattatttttgacatgaaatgtgtattattttctttaattattgatttttttaaagcCTTCTTAAGAAACTGTCGACATGTTGCCTCATAATGTTGACATGTTTCTAACAACATGTCGACAGTATGTTTAAAGCTATCGACCGATCATtaaggaaaaaatcaaaatcatgtgAACAATAgggaaactgtcgacagttatATCAAAACTATCGACCGACCTTAAAAAACTGTCTACATCATCAATAATATTGTCGATAGTTTTTGTCGAGGGTTTTTAAAAACCCACGACTATCAGGCTTCTCATTCAAAAAAATTCTCTCCCtcttgttgagtgtagattttgatgattgatgattggcatgtgtgaatgtgaatttatattttatgttctaacaaagcatgaagccttcataaggcttacaaagctattctttagtgatttcatgacacaggttatatatggaaacttcttatacttatatagagatttcattatatatggaaacaagtttttagagagctttctagaaatttgagtatttgagctatgaatggaaagttcttcttagaatggaaagtctagaagatatccttgttcatatatgggaagttcaaaagatatatatggaagtttttgaggagattggagtagtccactatatggagttgccatatatgtaacttggcgacatggcattgttaatgtggcattttgatgacatggcagccacatggagcacactcatcaaggttacatcttctcgttggtctaaatatggtaagagaatcatggagtaaatttaaaggttcttagaagcttcttttcttagttaaatatggaagaatttttgaattgcattcaaatggagaagttaaagattcagcattattgttcatcattaatagaggaaattaaggtttgaaagttaaaccttgattgatattactttcctttattgttgattctatctcattaaaaggatcctctactcaaatcatggaatcaattatcctactcattatgactaattgatatcttcattatgggagaatattctaaggatatcttgcatatattcagctacacaaattgattctcttcttgttgtcaacatttttagtatggaaacttgatcaattaagggcttttgaagttatgattgatatcttcattgttggacaaatttgcttcattatttgagaatatttggatggattttccaccatttggaggtttaaattcaaatttcaaattagctatacttgttatggaagctaaggagCCAATTAcacaatcaaaggtgattgaagattcaactagaagtcagaatttattatttcttatttatggtcgatttttcacgaattatgaaggattttgatgatattttaatccttaaaattagtcatgcattattggaattgatttgctcatttaaggctgattggagatcaacaaaagtcaaagatcttgatgatcaatcaagttagctgattatggaaggtaaatcaagaattcaaatgaagggctgagattggcttgaagacttgacacatggagggctgagattgatcaaggaaagcctactctagcactatataaaagggtctcttgaagactttggaacaacttttggaagccctatcattttctacatcattagctaagattctcattctctccaagtctttcttttcctctatcttcttgagagaaaactaagagagttctctacacttcattgtattatttttgagagaaccctatttttcaatctctactatcttgtaaagagcgtacaaaatccaaactagtgagtgtgagactccagaaatagtttggtggtggtgaagccaagtgaaggctttggtggttgtaagagaagtttcatatagtggatttgattgaaaatcctaaggaaaggaatccttaggtagtggatgtaagccataagggccaaaccactataaatcgctgtgtccttcttctcttcactctttacttattcttgcttgattatacttatttgtttttgtttttatgtggccaaatcctaaggcctacattcttgttggctattatattctgatttgctttaattgatcattctttgtactcattcaatattccatttggtttatttaaagtcttgttattgtgtgcattcaaatcacatgtttttcaccaagttgtaatttgaagagtatattggatctaagcacatactagcacagctggcggatatcatattatccatctagtatttaagtgctcccgtactctcaactacaattttggtttatattaaatttgttttctcatatatatacgtgcataagttttgcattaaagtttttaaaaggtgtcaattcaccccccctcttgactaagttagaactcaacacctctctctctcatttctgattctctcttccctctcttaTCTTCCTCAATCAATCTCTTCCcattccttttgttttcttcatcAATTTTTAGTTCAAATGGCACAAACGAAGCGATCTCAACCCTCGGCCAATGTCCAGTCCTCCAAACCCACTGATGTTCAACGGTTGGTTCATATTTCACAAAATCTAGAAAGGTATTCTACTTCCTTTGCTTCTCACAACGTTCTTCTTAGTCGGGTTCTTACCTTTGACTTTCTTAACGATATTAGTTTTCCCTATGCTTCAAACCTAGAAAATTTTAGGTGGACCGATTTTCTTACACTTCATAAAAATGTTTACGAAGATGTTGTTCGAGCCCTCTATTGCAATGCATCTAATGTATTTGATCTCGTTTCTTCtcacaataaattcaaaacaaacGTTTGTGGAACTCCATTTATCATTGATACCAATCTTATTCATAATCAGATTGGTATTCCCACTGGTGGTAAAATCTATAATTCTAGtgattttaactttgatttagcCGCTCAAACCGTTTTTGAAGATGAATCTCTACCTTGCTTCATTAACGCATCCACAAATTTTTCTATGATGGGTCGTCTTCTACATCTTATTGTCGTTCATATCATTTCTCCTAGAAGTGGAAACTTTTCTGAAGTCACAAAAGAAGACTATTGGATTATGTTTCATATCATGACCAGGAAAAGAATATATTTATGTTCTCTCATTGTAGGTGAAATGATCAGTGCATTCACCACTAAGAAGAGATACCTTCCATATGGCATGCTTCTTAGTGAAATTATTGACTCAAAAGTTGTCAATCTTGGAAATGTTCGCCATATATCTGTGCTCCCTTCCAAAATTCTTAATGAATAATCTCTACGGCATGTCGATTTCACCAAAAATAAATCTGGTCAATGGGTAAAATCCAAGAAACGTCAAAAGCCCTCTAGTGAGGATGATCTTCTTCCAAATGAAGATATCCCTTCTCCTCTTTCTACTTCTCTGCCTCATCATATAGGCGAATGTTCTCACTCCCAAGATGAGGCTATCATTCATGGAATAGCCTATCTCAAAGCTAAAGTTGACTCTCTTGAAGATGAGATGAAGGAGATAAGGACTAATCAAGATAACGTCACTATTCAAATGAGTCATATGACGCAACTGCTAGAAGCTATTCTTTCTCGCATGCCTCCACCTGGTTTATCATCACCGCAGCCTCAGCCTTCTCAAGAGCCTTAGTTGTTTCCCATGATGTTCacacatattttttttactgtgTAGTGCAGTTTTATTTTCTGGTTTTGTCTAAACTTTTTCTAAATATCAAATGATGCAAGGATAATATCTGTATGTTAATTGATTCCTTGTCTACTCTTATGGATATTTTTTGCACACTAGTCGAATGCTCAAATTATGATGATGTTTTTCTTAAGGGggagttatttttaatttgcttCCTTTCCCAgttctttcttattttaagGGGgggcatttttatttttctacatctttttgatttttaacaaaaaagggggagaaggtACAGGTCAAAGGTCAAATGTTTCTATATGGTtcttgtcatcatcaaaaagggggagattaaTAATTTGCTTTTTTgctttaagttttgatgatgatcaaCTCAAATGGCCTTATGATCAATTCGAATGGTTTGCTTggcaaaatatatttacatacgTTTTGGTTTCAATCTAAAAATCActttacaaaaatcaaaatgttatctaaatcaaaatcatcatttaaatatgttttcccaaaattcatttttacttGATATCAtgttaaacatattttcaatattaagaAATCAAAAAGGGAGAAACGAAGTCTTATAAATCAAAGAGtcattttaatcataaataGAAAATGTCAACACTTCTAAAAGAACATGTCGACAGTATCTgttgtttggaaaaaaatatcgACAGTATATCATAAACTGTCGAccgtttctttaatttttagccCAAACTGTCGACAGTCTTAATTAAACTGTCGACATGATAATTGCATGCTCTCGATTTTTAAATGTTGACAGTCACTGCATCAGCATTGCCAATAGTTTTGTCAAAATGTCGACAATCTTTGTTTAACTGTCGACAgttgtttaaatttgaattaatctGTTGACAGcttgtaaataaaatgttaatagTCTCTATGGCAGGCAGCTTTTAACGGCCAAAATTGCTTCCTCCATGATGGTGTCTCCACTTGCAACGGGATGATTTCAAGTTGTGTTAttcaaacctctataaataaaagtaaagaatgAGAGTTCAAGCTACTGAAGCAATCTATCTACAAGCTCCTAAGTGCTCATCAATTGTGCCC from Diospyros lotus cultivar Yz01 chromosome 8, ASM1463336v1, whole genome shotgun sequence carries:
- the LOC127808574 gene encoding uncharacterized protein LOC127808574, whose protein sequence is MSGFGLDPNIGRVTADALAWEEFLKGKPEFEKWKNKHCPRYDELEVIFGNDVATGERSTAGNDDISPIHVDESVNEIDSQSEATNSSKKSDSKRSAKGGTNRSRRKRTQPDESVLCLWLAGNFIMYGFAGIIGVLVPSALCMVLLKLQVYYVYGGFTGVYLTDFLLNVENYSNDGLLSMLFD